The following coding sequences are from one Triticum dicoccoides isolate Atlit2015 ecotype Zavitan chromosome 4A, WEW_v2.0, whole genome shotgun sequence window:
- the LOC119285799 gene encoding CLK4-associating serine/arginine rich protein-like isoform X1, producing MWHEARRSERKVHDLMDGARRRAQRRYAYLARRRGDPHQSLEVSGARCRVHRDDSLYQATEDQQGLIQWNGKQDILIDRFDGRALLDFIRDSSFQSFQTQEKSEEEEELEDFVNFERYRDLIKHRHRGFSDEVGLQHVAQELEAKAILPFSFEKSQSSQAPVSKGAYSQVGYSYKGDGNEHSDDLPSDDEDEEEGEEDAKDFSSDDSSDEQMENLAKEFGIKRYNWLVYMDKKVKEEEKRQKEIIKGDPSIKKLSRRDRRKASQSEREREREAVRSVGRVSYRDPYREQRRSPSYEAYSRGRRSRSRSRSHSPSSRRHTRGTHAESNYRRKAKTPRVEYITEFGGSEDASDLKVTGISPPLSPIRTDIPNRSSGVHILEALHSDPASSLSMEQEKSAKILKPPASTLSALAKLKGASGGFGKTPQAEKKETPQERLKRIMSKQLNKQIRKDTAAETAKKREQERQRQEKLAEVGRYRLRSRSRSLSRSPPSARCLLFLCRKRHYSRSHSRSQSPRRNHSLSLSRSRSPSHSPRYRSRSRH from the exons ATGTGGCATGAGGCGCGGCGGTCGGAGAGGAAGGTCCACGACCTCATGGACGGTGCGCGGCGCCGGGCCCAGCGGCGCTACGCCTACCTCGCCCGCCGACGCGGCGATCCGCACCAGTCCCTCGAGGTTTCCGGTGCCCGGTGCCGCGTCCACCGCGACGACTCACTATATCAGGCCACGGAGGACCAGCAGGGATT GATACAATGGAACGGGAAACAAGATATTCTGATTGACAG ATTTGATGGCCGTGCACTACTTGACTTCATCCGTGACTCTAGCTTTCAGTCTTTTCAAACTCAGGAAAAATCTGAAGAAGAGGAGGAGCTAGAGGATTTTGTTAATTTTGAACGTTACCGGGACTTGATTAAGCATCGTCATAGAGGAT TTTCTGATGAGGTGGGTTTACAACATGTTGCGCAAGAGTTGGAAGCAAAAGCTATTCTTCCTTTTAGCTTTGAGAA ATCTCAATCATCACAGGCTCCAGTTAGCAAAGGTGCTTATTCACAGGTTGGATACTCATATAAAGGGGATGGAAATGAACATTCTGATGATCTGCCCagtgatgatgaagatgaagaggaaggagaagaggaTGCCAAGGACTTCAGTAGTGATGATAGCAGTGATGAGCAAATGGAAAACTTAGCAAAGGAATTTggcataaaaagatataactggctTGTTTACATGGACAAAAAGGTCAAAGAAGAGGAGAAGCGGCAGAAAGAAATTATTAAAGGCGACCCATCCATT AAAAAATTGAGTCGGAGAGATAGAAGGAAGGCTTCTCAATCTGAGAGGGAGCGAGAGAGGGAGGCAGTACGTTCTGTTGGAAGGGTATCTTATCGTGACCCTTATAG GGAACAAAGGAGAAGCCCATCATATGAAGCATATTCAAGAGGCAGAAG ATCAAGGTCGCGGTCAAGATCTCATTCACCTTCATCCAGACGTCATACCCGTGGTACACATGCTGAAAGTAATTACCGAAGAAAGGCTAAGACTCCAAGAGTTGAATACATCACTGAATTTGGAGGTTCAGAAGACGCCAGTGATCTGAAAGTTACAGGGATCTCTCCGCCTTTGTCTCCAATACGAACTGACATACCtaaccg GTCATCAGGTGTCCATATTCTGGAGGCACTTCACAGTGATCCTGCATCTTCTTTATCCATGGAACAGGAAAAAAGTGCTAAAATTTTGAAACCACCTGCCAG CACATTATCAGCACTAGCGAAACTAAAGGGTGCTTCTGGAGGATTTGGTAAAACTCCCCAGGCTGAAAAGAAAGAAACACCACAGGAACGCCTTAAAAGGATAATGAGCAAACAGCTTAACAAACAAA TTCGTAAAGATACTGCTGCTGAGACCGCAAAGAAACGAGAACAGGAACGGCAAAGGCAGGAAAAACTTGCAGAAGTAGGTCGATACAGGCTCCGTAGCAGGAGTAGAAGTCTTAGCCGTTCTCCACCAAG CGCCAGATGTTTACTGTTCCTGTGCAGAAAGCGGCATTATAGCAGAAGCCATAGTAGGAGCCAGAGCCCAAGAAGAAACCATTCACTTTCACTGTCTCGTTCAAGGTCACCCTCTCACTCTCCAAG gtACAGAAGCAGATCAAGGCACTGA
- the LOC119285799 gene encoding CLK4-associating serine/arginine rich protein-like isoform X2: protein MWHEARRSERKVHDLMDGARRRAQRRYAYLARRRGDPHQSLEVSGARCRVHRDDSLYQATEDQQGLIQWNGKQDILIDRFDGRALLDFIRDSSFQSFQTQEKSEEEEELEDFVNFERYRDLIKHRHRGFSDEVGLQHVAQELEAKAILPFSFEKSQSSQAPVSKGAYSQVGYSYKGDGNEHSDDLPSDDEDEEEGEEDAKDFSSDDSSDEQMENLAKEFGIKRYNWLVYMDKKVKEEEKRQKEIIKGDPSIKKLSRRDRRKASQSEREREREAVRSVGRVSYRDPYREQRRSPSYEAYSRGRRSRSRSRSHSPSSRRHTRGTHAESNYRRKAKTPRVEYITEFGGSEDASDLKVTGISPPLSPIRTDIPNRSSGVHILEALHSDPASSLSMEQEKSAKILKPPASTLSALAKLKGASGGFGKTPQAEKKETPQERLKRIMSKQLNKQIRKDTAAETAKKREQERQRQEKLAEVGRYRLRSRSRSLSRSPPRKRHYSRSHSRSQSPRRNHSLSLSRSRSPSHSPRYRSRSRH, encoded by the exons ATGTGGCATGAGGCGCGGCGGTCGGAGAGGAAGGTCCACGACCTCATGGACGGTGCGCGGCGCCGGGCCCAGCGGCGCTACGCCTACCTCGCCCGCCGACGCGGCGATCCGCACCAGTCCCTCGAGGTTTCCGGTGCCCGGTGCCGCGTCCACCGCGACGACTCACTATATCAGGCCACGGAGGACCAGCAGGGATT GATACAATGGAACGGGAAACAAGATATTCTGATTGACAG ATTTGATGGCCGTGCACTACTTGACTTCATCCGTGACTCTAGCTTTCAGTCTTTTCAAACTCAGGAAAAATCTGAAGAAGAGGAGGAGCTAGAGGATTTTGTTAATTTTGAACGTTACCGGGACTTGATTAAGCATCGTCATAGAGGAT TTTCTGATGAGGTGGGTTTACAACATGTTGCGCAAGAGTTGGAAGCAAAAGCTATTCTTCCTTTTAGCTTTGAGAA ATCTCAATCATCACAGGCTCCAGTTAGCAAAGGTGCTTATTCACAGGTTGGATACTCATATAAAGGGGATGGAAATGAACATTCTGATGATCTGCCCagtgatgatgaagatgaagaggaaggagaagaggaTGCCAAGGACTTCAGTAGTGATGATAGCAGTGATGAGCAAATGGAAAACTTAGCAAAGGAATTTggcataaaaagatataactggctTGTTTACATGGACAAAAAGGTCAAAGAAGAGGAGAAGCGGCAGAAAGAAATTATTAAAGGCGACCCATCCATT AAAAAATTGAGTCGGAGAGATAGAAGGAAGGCTTCTCAATCTGAGAGGGAGCGAGAGAGGGAGGCAGTACGTTCTGTTGGAAGGGTATCTTATCGTGACCCTTATAG GGAACAAAGGAGAAGCCCATCATATGAAGCATATTCAAGAGGCAGAAG ATCAAGGTCGCGGTCAAGATCTCATTCACCTTCATCCAGACGTCATACCCGTGGTACACATGCTGAAAGTAATTACCGAAGAAAGGCTAAGACTCCAAGAGTTGAATACATCACTGAATTTGGAGGTTCAGAAGACGCCAGTGATCTGAAAGTTACAGGGATCTCTCCGCCTTTGTCTCCAATACGAACTGACATACCtaaccg GTCATCAGGTGTCCATATTCTGGAGGCACTTCACAGTGATCCTGCATCTTCTTTATCCATGGAACAGGAAAAAAGTGCTAAAATTTTGAAACCACCTGCCAG CACATTATCAGCACTAGCGAAACTAAAGGGTGCTTCTGGAGGATTTGGTAAAACTCCCCAGGCTGAAAAGAAAGAAACACCACAGGAACGCCTTAAAAGGATAATGAGCAAACAGCTTAACAAACAAA TTCGTAAAGATACTGCTGCTGAGACCGCAAAGAAACGAGAACAGGAACGGCAAAGGCAGGAAAAACTTGCAGAAGTAGGTCGATACAGGCTCCGTAGCAGGAGTAGAAGTCTTAGCCGTTCTCCACCAAG AAAGCGGCATTATAGCAGAAGCCATAGTAGGAGCCAGAGCCCAAGAAGAAACCATTCACTTTCACTGTCTCGTTCAAGGTCACCCTCTCACTCTCCAAG gtACAGAAGCAGATCAAGGCACTGA